A single region of the Changchengzhania lutea genome encodes:
- a CDS encoding methylated-DNA--[protein]-cysteine S-methyltransferase, whose amino-acid sequence MESCIISSPLGFTKITGNEDGISAITILNSEEIATDIIPITLEDCVMQLQEYFEGTREQFDLKLNPQGTEFQKGVWTQLAQIPYGKTTSYLELSKHLGNVKAIRAVANANGKNPLWIIVPCHRVIGSDGSLTGYAGGLHRKQWLLEHESPYKQQSLF is encoded by the coding sequence ATGGAAAGCTGTATCATATCTTCACCTTTAGGGTTTACTAAAATCACAGGAAATGAAGATGGTATTAGTGCTATAACAATATTAAATTCGGAAGAAATAGCCACAGATATCATTCCAATAACACTAGAGGATTGCGTGATGCAGCTTCAAGAATATTTTGAAGGAACGCGAGAGCAATTCGACCTTAAGTTAAATCCGCAGGGGACCGAGTTTCAGAAAGGAGTTTGGACGCAATTAGCGCAAATTCCATACGGAAAAACAACATCATACTTAGAACTGTCTAAACATCTTGGTAATGTAAAAGCTATTCGTGCCGTAGCTAATGCCAATGGCAAAAACCCGTTATGGATTATTGTGCCCTGTCACCGTGTTATTGGCAGTGACGGCAGTTTAACTGGTTATGCAGGTGGCCTACATAGAAAGCAATGGTTGTTGGAACATGAAAGCCCCTATAAGCAGCAATCGTTATTTTAA
- a CDS encoding serine hydrolase domain-containing protein has product MNFLKNLIKGIAIIFGLLIIILYITDTDYLIKAVRTIYLKGHTTAFLQDYKEFDNQIIKNATPQPWPNHKDYNIAKETEALNDINKSNGTVAFVIIKNDSIWFENYYDGFSEDSKSNSFSMAKSYVSGLLGKAIQEGYIKSLNQPVCDFLPTFCEGLAAKMTVGDLSSMASGTNWDEAYYSPLSITTRAYFDDDLEKVMLGLKAVEQPGGKFKYSSGDTQMLAMVIEKATGKKMYDYLTESFWKPLGSENQTLWQVDSEAHDLVKAYCCIASNAKDFARFGKLYKDHGKWKGKQILDSSFVAKSLKPRFPESPEYGYGWWLKRINDKQFFMMRGHLGQYVIVEPNDNIIIVRLGHSKGSNKQVGAFTADISTYIEEAYNMLEE; this is encoded by the coding sequence ATGAATTTTTTAAAAAACCTCATAAAAGGGATTGCTATAATATTTGGCTTATTAATCATCATACTCTACATCACAGATACCGATTATTTAATTAAAGCTGTGAGAACGATATATTTAAAAGGACACACCACCGCATTTTTACAAGATTATAAAGAATTTGATAATCAAATTATTAAAAATGCCACACCCCAACCTTGGCCAAATCACAAAGATTATAATATTGCTAAAGAAACAGAAGCGCTTAATGACATAAATAAATCTAACGGAACTGTTGCTTTCGTCATTATAAAAAATGACAGTATTTGGTTTGAAAACTATTATGATGGGTTTTCAGAAGATTCAAAATCAAATTCCTTCTCGATGGCCAAAAGCTATGTTTCAGGACTTTTAGGGAAAGCTATTCAAGAGGGTTATATAAAAAGTCTAAATCAACCGGTTTGCGATTTCCTTCCAACATTTTGCGAAGGTTTAGCGGCTAAAATGACGGTTGGTGATTTATCAAGCATGGCATCAGGAACCAATTGGGATGAGGCTTATTATTCGCCACTATCCATCACTACCCGTGCTTATTTTGATGATGATTTAGAAAAAGTGATGTTGGGCTTAAAAGCGGTTGAACAACCTGGGGGGAAATTCAAATACTCCAGTGGAGATACGCAGATGCTCGCCATGGTTATTGAAAAGGCGACCGGTAAAAAAATGTATGATTACTTAACCGAAAGTTTTTGGAAACCTCTTGGAAGTGAAAATCAAACATTATGGCAAGTAGACAGCGAAGCCCACGATTTAGTTAAAGCCTACTGTTGCATTGCCAGTAATGCTAAAGATTTTGCGCGTTTTGGGAAATTATATAAAGACCATGGTAAATGGAAAGGTAAGCAAATTTTAGATTCATCCTTTGTGGCGAAATCCCTAAAACCACGATTTCCTGAAAGTCCAGAATATGGCTATGGTTGGTGGTTAAAACGTATTAATGACAAACAGTTTTTTATGATGCGCGGACATTTAGGACAGTACGTTATCGTGGAGCCAAATGATAATATTATTATTGTCCGTTTAGGGCATTCCAAAGGAAGCAATAAGCAAGTGGGGGCATTTACTGCAGACATATCCACTTATATTGAAGAGGCTTATAACATGTTAGAAGAATGA
- a CDS encoding 3'-5' exonuclease → MISKLNLENILFLDIETVPETQYFSDLDDTKQTLWEHKSKYQRKDDITAEEFYERAGIWAEFGKIVCISVGYFTFQGDTRMFRVTSFYGDEIKILKDFKNLLMSHFNETKHLLCAHNGKEFDFPYIARRMIIHHIKLPYKLNLFGKKPWEVPHLDTLELWKFGDYKTYTSLKLLTNVLGIPSPKDDIDGSEVYRVYYEENEVDRIIVYCEKDTIAVAQIFLRLRGDALLEGDEIIHV, encoded by the coding sequence ATGATTTCAAAACTAAATCTTGAAAACATCTTATTCCTGGATATTGAAACCGTTCCAGAAACTCAATATTTTTCTGATTTAGATGACACAAAACAAACGCTCTGGGAGCACAAATCAAAATATCAGAGGAAAGACGATATTACAGCTGAAGAATTTTATGAGCGCGCTGGTATTTGGGCCGAATTTGGTAAAATAGTATGCATATCTGTGGGCTACTTTACCTTTCAGGGTGACACTAGAATGTTTAGGGTCACTTCGTTTTATGGCGATGAAATTAAAATCTTAAAGGATTTCAAAAACTTGTTAATGTCGCACTTTAACGAGACCAAACATTTGCTTTGTGCCCACAATGGAAAGGAATTTGACTTTCCATATATAGCACGCCGCATGATTATTCATCATATCAAATTGCCTTATAAACTGAACTTGTTTGGCAAAAAACCATGGGAGGTTCCACATCTAGATACTTTAGAATTATGGAAATTTGGAGACTATAAAACCTATACCTCTTTAAAGTTATTAACGAATGTTCTAGGCATCCCATCGCCTAAAGATGATATTGATGGCAGCGAAGTATATAGGGTATACTACGAAGAAAATGAAGTAGATCGCATTATTGTTTATTGCGAAAAAGATACCATTGCCGTGGCACAAATATTCTTAAGATTAAGAGGCGATGCGCTTTTAGAGGGTGATGAAATTATTCATGTATAA
- a CDS encoding ABC transporter ATP-binding protein, protein MEEKTILKVENLSVSFGDNKVIHNISYQLYKNETLGIVGESGSGKSISSLAILGLLPKHVSKIASGHILYDNQDLTALSNQAFQNIRGNKIAMIFQEPMSSLNPSMSCGKQVDEILLRHSNLTKKEVIEETLLLFEKVKLPHAQRVYDAYPHEISGGQKQRVMIAMAIACKPDILIADEPTTALDVTVQKEIIILLKQLQTETGMSVIFITHDLALISEIANRVLVMYKGKIVEEGGVLDIFTNPQDNYTKALIHSRPSLETRLKTLPTIQDYLDDTFSETVITSEARQRKHEKLYSKPPLLKIINVDKEYISKSGWFSKPTRFKAVNNVSFKLYKGETLGLVGESGCGKSTLGNAILQLDKATAGKIIYNGVDITKLSKKKIRNLRKDIQIIFQDPYSSLNPRIPVGEAIMEPMKVHKLYNSDKKRKEKAIDILNRVGLSENFFNRYPHEFSGGQRQRIGIARTIALQPKLIVCDESVSALDISVQAQVLNLLNELKDTFGFTYIFISHDLAVVKYMSDQLLVMNQGEIEELDDADVIYNNPKKAYTKKLIHAIPRGL, encoded by the coding sequence ATGGAAGAAAAAACTATTTTAAAAGTTGAAAACCTAAGTGTTTCATTTGGTGACAATAAGGTCATTCATAATATATCTTATCAACTCTATAAAAATGAAACGTTGGGCATTGTAGGCGAATCTGGCTCTGGTAAATCGATCTCTTCCTTAGCTATTTTGGGCTTGCTTCCAAAACATGTGTCCAAAATAGCATCAGGACACATTTTGTACGATAACCAAGATTTAACCGCACTTTCAAACCAAGCATTTCAAAATATCAGGGGCAATAAAATCGCCATGATATTCCAAGAGCCTATGAGCTCATTAAACCCATCTATGTCTTGCGGAAAACAAGTGGATGAAATTTTATTGAGGCATTCTAATTTGACTAAAAAAGAAGTCATAGAAGAAACCTTGTTGCTCTTTGAAAAAGTGAAACTACCCCATGCCCAACGTGTTTACGATGCCTATCCCCATGAAATTTCGGGCGGACAAAAACAGCGCGTTATGATTGCTATGGCTATCGCCTGTAAACCAGATATTTTAATTGCCGATGAGCCAACCACAGCACTAGATGTAACTGTGCAAAAGGAGATTATTATTTTGTTGAAGCAATTACAGACAGAAACCGGTATGAGCGTTATTTTTATAACCCACGATTTAGCTTTAATATCTGAAATTGCCAATCGCGTCTTGGTGATGTATAAAGGCAAAATTGTTGAAGAAGGTGGCGTTTTAGATATATTTACAAACCCACAAGATAATTACACGAAGGCACTAATTCATTCTCGTCCATCACTTGAAACACGTCTAAAAACCTTGCCTACCATTCAAGATTATTTAGATGATACCTTTTCGGAAACTGTTATTACTTCCGAAGCACGTCAACGTAAACATGAAAAACTATACAGCAAACCCCCTCTATTGAAAATAATAAATGTTGATAAAGAATATATTTCAAAATCTGGATGGTTTTCAAAACCCACAAGGTTTAAGGCTGTCAATAATGTAAGTTTTAAACTCTACAAGGGGGAAACGTTGGGATTGGTTGGCGAATCTGGCTGCGGAAAATCAACGCTAGGAAACGCTATCCTTCAATTAGATAAAGCCACAGCTGGAAAAATTATTTATAACGGTGTTGATATTACCAAATTATCTAAAAAGAAAATTCGTAACCTAAGAAAGGATATTCAAATTATTTTTCAGGATCCCTACTCGTCATTAAATCCAAGAATCCCTGTTGGGGAAGCCATCATGGAACCTATGAAAGTCCATAAGCTTTATAACTCTGATAAAAAACGAAAAGAAAAAGCCATTGATATTTTAAATCGCGTGGGCTTATCTGAGAATTTCTTTAACCGCTATCCACATGAGTTTTCAGGAGGGCAAAGACAACGTATAGGGATTGCACGAACTATTGCACTTCAACCTAAATTAATTGTTTGTGATGAGTCTGTTTCTGCCTTGGATATTTCTGTTCAAGCTCAAGTACTGAACTTGCTCAATGAACTCAAAGACACCTTTGGTTTTACCTATATATTTATATCGCATGACTTGGCGGTAGTTAAATATATGTCCGATCAATTATTAGTGATGAATCAAGGTGAAATTGAAGAGTTAGACGATGCAGATGTGATATACAATAATCCAAAAAAAGCGTATACAAAAAAACTAATTCATGCTATTCCCAGAGGCTTATAG
- a CDS encoding 3-oxoacid CoA-transferase subunit B translates to MLDKTGIAKRIAKEVQDGYYVNLGIGIPTLVANYVRNDIEVEFQSENGVLGMGPFPFEGEEDADVINAGKQTITTLPGASFFDSAMSFAMIRGKHVDLTILGAMEVAENGDIANWKIPGKMVKGMGGAMDLVASAENIIVAMMHTNKAGESKLLKRCSLPLTGVGCVKKIVTNLGVLEVTANGFKLLERAPGVSVEAIKNATEGTLLIEGDIPEMEE, encoded by the coding sequence ATGTTAGATAAAACAGGTATTGCAAAACGCATTGCAAAAGAAGTACAGGATGGATATTACGTTAACCTAGGTATTGGTATTCCAACCTTGGTGGCTAATTATGTGCGTAATGATATTGAAGTCGAATTTCAAAGTGAGAACGGTGTATTAGGCATGGGGCCTTTTCCTTTTGAAGGTGAAGAAGATGCCGATGTGATCAATGCAGGGAAACAAACCATAACCACCTTACCTGGTGCTAGTTTTTTTGATTCTGCTATGAGTTTCGCTATGATTAGAGGCAAACATGTAGATTTAACCATATTAGGAGCTATGGAAGTGGCTGAAAACGGAGATATTGCCAATTGGAAGATTCCTGGAAAAATGGTTAAAGGGATGGGCGGTGCTATGGATTTGGTAGCCAGTGCAGAAAATATTATTGTCGCTATGATGCATACCAACAAAGCTGGGGAATCAAAATTATTAAAGCGATGTTCATTACCACTAACAGGTGTAGGATGCGTGAAAAAAATAGTGACTAATCTTGGTGTTTTAGAAGTCACAGCAAATGGTTTTAAGTTATTGGAGCGTGCCCCAGGAGTTTCTGTAGAAGCTATTAAAAATGCTACTGAAGGCACTTTACTTATCGAAGGCGATATTCCTGAAATGGAAGAATAG
- a CDS encoding CoA transferase subunit A: MINKKVENVQAALDGVSDDMTLMLGGFGLSGIPENAIAQLVKLGVTGLTCISNNAGVDDFGLGLLLQKHQIKKMVSSYVGENDEFERQMLSGELDVELIPQGTLAERCRSAQSGFPAIYTPAGYGTEVAEGKETREFDGKMYVLEHAFKADFAFVKAWKGDAAGNLVFKGTARNFNPNMCGAATITVAEVEELVPLGTLNPNHIHIPGIFVQRIFQGERYEKRIEQRTVRSRS; the protein is encoded by the coding sequence ATGATTAATAAAAAGGTAGAGAATGTTCAAGCGGCACTCGATGGCGTTAGTGATGATATGACCCTTATGCTGGGTGGCTTTGGCCTTAGTGGAATTCCCGAAAACGCTATTGCTCAATTGGTGAAACTTGGAGTAACAGGCCTAACCTGTATCTCCAATAATGCGGGTGTAGATGATTTTGGTCTGGGCTTATTACTTCAAAAACATCAAATAAAAAAAATGGTATCGTCTTATGTTGGTGAGAATGATGAATTTGAACGTCAAATGCTCTCTGGGGAATTGGATGTGGAACTCATTCCGCAAGGAACATTAGCTGAACGCTGCAGATCGGCACAATCCGGCTTTCCTGCAATATATACCCCAGCAGGTTATGGCACCGAAGTTGCCGAAGGTAAAGAAACCAGGGAATTTGATGGTAAAATGTATGTGTTAGAGCACGCCTTTAAAGCCGATTTTGCTTTTGTTAAAGCTTGGAAAGGCGATGCCGCAGGGAATTTAGTTTTTAAAGGGACGGCCCGTAATTTTAATCCGAATATGTGCGGCGCTGCAACCATAACCGTGGCTGAGGTTGAAGAATTAGTGCCATTAGGAACACTAAACCCGAATCATATTCATATTCCTGGAATTTTTGTACAGCGCATCTTTCAAGGGGAACGTTATGAAAAACGCATTGAACAACGAACGGTTAGATCAAGAAGTTAA
- a CDS encoding penicillin-binding protein 1A, with translation MATKKGTKTTNDFSAYVRWFWILFVGGIVAVLLTFLLTSYFGDLPDHTQLENPNTNLATEIISSDGKTLGKFYFKDNRTPVGYQELPKHLVDALIATEDARYHSHAGIDARGTLRAMVTLGKDGGASTISQQLAKQLFTGEASRSTLGRISQKVKEWIIAIRLERQYTKEEIIAQYFNIYDFGNNGDGIRSAASIYFDKEPSDLSIKESAMLVGMFKNSSLYNPRPDRNPVGVRNRRNVVLAQMEKYGYLDEAVKDSLQKTELDLKYTPQSHRDGIATYFRGYLTGFMKDWIKENPKPDGSKYNLYNEGLKIYTTIDSRMQKHAEDAVEQHMPKLQAEFFHQNKPDRNPTAPFLDLEISEINNLLRRSMKQSERWRKMKYDLKKADKDIEDSFQKPTQMSVFAWKDGKATEIDTIMKPIDSMRYYKSFLRTGMMSMDPQTGHVKAWVGGMNYRHFQYDMVMQGKRQIGSTFKPFVYTAAIDQLHLSPCDELPDSPFCIDKNKYGNPEEWCPKNSGGSYGGMRTLKNALANSVNTVTARLIDKVGPQTVVDLAQKLGIESDMPPVPSIALGTPDISVYEMVGAYAAFANKGVYTKPVMVTSIADKNGTILYQFKPETRDVLSEETAYVTVKLMEGVTQSGSGARLRHSYAKDRADYKEIITGYPYGFDNPIAGKTGTTQNQSDGWFMGMVPNLVTGVWVGAEDRAAHFKTITYGQGAAMALPIWGLYMKSCYADEELNVSKNAFDVPSVLSINVNCADASDEDNGDGEEEDVPDDLEF, from the coding sequence ATGGCAACAAAAAAAGGCACAAAAACGACTAACGACTTCTCAGCTTATGTGAGGTGGTTTTGGATATTGTTTGTAGGCGGAATAGTCGCAGTATTATTAACATTTTTATTAACCTCGTACTTTGGAGATTTACCAGATCACACCCAATTGGAAAACCCAAATACAAATCTAGCTACAGAAATTATTTCTTCGGATGGAAAAACATTGGGCAAATTTTATTTTAAAGACAATAGAACCCCAGTAGGTTATCAAGAATTACCAAAGCATTTAGTAGATGCGCTTATAGCTACCGAAGATGCGCGTTACCATAGTCATGCAGGAATTGATGCTCGAGGAACCCTAAGAGCTATGGTAACTTTAGGAAAAGATGGAGGAGCGAGTACAATTTCGCAACAATTGGCAAAACAATTATTTACTGGAGAGGCATCAAGAAGTACCTTAGGTAGAATTTCTCAAAAAGTTAAAGAATGGATTATTGCCATACGATTAGAGCGCCAATACACCAAAGAAGAAATTATAGCGCAGTATTTTAATATCTATGATTTTGGAAATAATGGCGATGGCATTCGTTCGGCAGCCAGTATTTATTTTGATAAGGAACCTAGTGATTTAAGCATTAAGGAGTCTGCCATGTTGGTAGGGATGTTTAAGAATTCGTCATTGTACAACCCTAGACCAGACCGTAATCCTGTTGGGGTTAGAAATCGACGTAACGTTGTCCTGGCTCAAATGGAAAAATATGGCTATTTAGATGAAGCTGTTAAAGATTCGCTTCAAAAAACGGAACTTGATTTAAAATACACACCACAATCACATCGTGATGGCATAGCAACCTATTTCAGGGGATATCTTACAGGTTTTATGAAAGACTGGATTAAGGAAAACCCAAAACCAGATGGCTCTAAATACAATTTGTATAATGAAGGATTAAAAATCTATACAACCATAGATTCTCGCATGCAAAAACACGCTGAAGATGCCGTGGAACAGCATATGCCCAAATTGCAGGCGGAATTTTTTCATCAAAATAAACCAGACCGCAATCCTACAGCACCATTTTTAGATCTGGAAATAAGTGAAATTAACAACTTGCTAAGGCGTTCCATGAAACAATCGGAACGTTGGAGGAAGATGAAATATGACTTAAAAAAAGCGGATAAAGACATAGAGGACTCTTTTCAAAAACCGACTCAAATGTCAGTTTTTGCTTGGAAGGATGGTAAGGCTACGGAGATCGATACGATTATGAAACCTATTGATAGTATGCGTTATTACAAATCGTTCTTAAGAACAGGGATGATGTCTATGGATCCTCAAACCGGTCATGTAAAAGCATGGGTTGGTGGCATGAATTACAGACATTTTCAGTATGATATGGTGATGCAGGGAAAAAGACAGATTGGGTCAACATTCAAACCCTTTGTGTATACCGCTGCGATAGATCAACTTCATTTGTCACCATGTGATGAATTACCCGATTCACCGTTCTGTATTGATAAGAATAAATATGGAAACCCAGAAGAATGGTGTCCAAAGAATTCTGGTGGTAGTTATGGTGGGATGCGCACTTTAAAAAACGCATTAGCAAATTCTGTAAATACGGTTACGGCACGACTCATAGACAAAGTGGGTCCGCAAACTGTGGTCGATTTAGCCCAAAAACTGGGTATAGAATCAGATATGCCTCCGGTGCCTTCAATTGCGTTGGGTACACCAGATATTAGTGTTTATGAAATGGTTGGTGCTTATGCTGCATTTGCGAATAAAGGCGTATATACCAAACCTGTAATGGTAACTAGTATTGCTGATAAAAATGGGACTATCCTGTATCAATTTAAGCCAGAAACCCGTGATGTATTAAGCGAAGAAACGGCTTACGTAACAGTGAAGTTAATGGAAGGCGTTACCCAGTCTGGTTCAGGAGCGCGTTTAAGACACAGTTACGCTAAAGATAGAGCAGATTACAAAGAGATCATTACAGGATATCCCTATGGCTTTGATAATCCAATCGCTGGTAAAACAGGTACAACACAAAACCAAAGTGACGGCTGGTTTATGGGGATGGTGCCAAACTTAGTTACAGGGGTATGGGTGGGTGCCGAGGACAGAGCGGCACATTTTAAAACGATTACCTACGGGCAGGGAGCTGCAATGGCCTTACCTATTTGGGGCTTATATATGAAAAGTTGCTATGCTGATGAGGAACTTAACGTTTCGAAAAATGCGTTTGATGTACCTTCAGTATTATCTATAAACGTTAACTGTGCGGATGCTTCAGACGAGGATAATGGTGATGGTGAAGAGGAAGATGTGCCAGATGATTTAGAATTTTAA
- a CDS encoding gliding motility lipoprotein GldH gives MFRSKALLMLALSVVLCASCDSNRVFDVYESVPSTWHKDSVISFKINPPDSLNKYNLFVNLRNTSQYKFNNLFLIVEMVFPHGKTIKDTLEYKMVEPSGKLLGSGYGDVKENKLWYKEAVVFTEAGEYRVNIQHAMRENGKVNGVVELEGITDIGFRIENN, from the coding sequence ATGTTTCGAAGTAAGGCGTTATTAATGTTAGCATTGAGTGTCGTGTTATGTGCCTCTTGTGATTCAAACAGAGTATTTGATGTTTACGAATCGGTTCCCAGTACATGGCATAAAGATTCTGTAATCAGCTTTAAAATAAACCCTCCAGATTCTCTTAACAAGTATAATTTGTTTGTGAATTTAAGAAACACAAGTCAGTATAAATTTAACAATCTATTCCTAATTGTTGAGATGGTCTTTCCCCATGGAAAAACCATTAAAGACACCTTAGAGTATAAAATGGTAGAACCTAGCGGGAAACTTTTAGGGTCTGGTTATGGCGATGTTAAAGAGAATAAGTTGTGGTATAAAGAAGCGGTAGTTTTTACTGAAGCTGGAGAATACAGGGTGAATATTCAGCATGCTATGAGAGAAAATGGGAAAGTTAATGGTGTCGTGGAATTAGAAGGCATTACCGATATTGGCTTCAGAATTGAAAATAATTAA
- a CDS encoding PSP1 domain-containing protein, translating to MACASCSTKDGSPKGCKNNGTCGTDSCNKLTVFDWLANMSLPNGETPFNWVEVRFKNGRKHYYKNTENLTLSIGDIVATQAQSGHDIGMVTLTGELVRVQMKRKNVSQEGDDILKIYRKASQKDIDIWSAARDKEEPMKVKARQFAIDLRLQMKISDIEFQGDASKATFYYTAEDRVDFRELIKLFAREFRTRIEMKQVGFRQEASRLGGIGSCGRELCCSTWLTDFRSVSTSAARYQQLSLNPQKLAGQCGKLKCCLNYELDTYLDALKSFPKTDIKLQTEKGTAVCQKTDIFKGHMWYAYEGEWMNWHKITTAQANEIIDLNIKNKKIASLEEYASELIIEDTKNEFENVVGQDSLTRFDSPKPKNKRRNNRRKGNQASRTNKPNSNPNQNNRNKNAKRKPQNKKNVSK from the coding sequence ATGGCTTGCGCAAGTTGCTCAACTAAAGACGGCTCTCCAAAAGGCTGCAAAAATAATGGTACCTGTGGTACAGATAGTTGTAATAAACTCACTGTTTTTGATTGGCTAGCAAATATGTCTCTCCCAAATGGAGAAACACCCTTTAACTGGGTTGAGGTCCGCTTTAAAAACGGAAGAAAGCACTATTATAAAAACACCGAAAATTTAACCCTTAGCATTGGCGATATTGTGGCTACCCAGGCACAATCTGGTCATGATATTGGTATGGTTACCCTTACGGGGGAATTGGTACGTGTCCAGATGAAACGAAAAAATGTGTCTCAAGAAGGGGACGATATTTTGAAAATCTACCGTAAAGCCAGTCAGAAAGATATCGATATTTGGTCGGCAGCTCGCGACAAGGAAGAGCCTATGAAAGTCAAAGCGCGTCAATTCGCTATTGATTTGAGATTGCAAATGAAAATTTCTGATATCGAATTTCAAGGCGATGCCAGCAAAGCGACCTTTTATTATACAGCCGAAGATCGCGTCGATTTTAGAGAACTTATTAAACTGTTTGCACGCGAGTTTAGAACCCGTATTGAAATGAAACAAGTTGGTTTTCGTCAAGAAGCATCAAGACTTGGTGGCATTGGCTCCTGTGGGCGCGAATTGTGTTGTTCTACGTGGTTAACAGATTTTCGCTCGGTAAGCACATCGGCGGCACGTTATCAACAGTTGTCCCTAAATCCTCAAAAATTAGCTGGACAATGCGGAAAACTAAAATGTTGTTTAAATTATGAATTAGATACGTATTTGGACGCCTTAAAGAGTTTCCCTAAAACAGATATAAAGCTTCAAACAGAAAAAGGCACGGCGGTATGCCAAAAAACCGATATTTTTAAAGGGCATATGTGGTATGCTTATGAAGGGGAATGGATGAATTGGCATAAGATAACTACCGCTCAAGCCAATGAGATTATAGATTTAAATATAAAGAACAAAAAAATTGCAAGTCTTGAAGAATACGCCTCAGAACTTATTATAGAGGACACTAAAAACGAGTTTGAGAACGTTGTAGGTCAAGATAGCTTAACACGTTTTGATAGTCCAAAACCAAAAAATAAACGTAGAAATAATAGAAGGAAAGGCAATCAAGCGAGTAGAACCAACAAACCAAATAGCAATCCAAACCAAAATAACAGGAACAAAAACGCGAAAAGAAAACCCCAAAACAAGAAAAATGTTTCGAAGTAA
- a CDS encoding radical SAM protein translates to MNIYKLLRINRLIKNHRIKFFGLYVFHKLNLRYLAVNLDPVMACNLRCKMCYFTDAEFVKTLKGQLKDEELERIAKVIFKRALKLQIGCGTEPTLYKNLVRVVELGKAYKVPYISLTTNANLLDEEKIRALLNAGLNEFTISLHGIEKESYEAFMDKANYEKFHDVFRVLAKLKNSYNFKVRINYTFNKDNFYELQSMFDHFSGDSFDILQVRPIRKLGNTEYSDFNLDAIRSDYPDIIKTIRRNCKTNNITLLAPTELPDKIEINTSSFIYDYTFCYISPDSFWKPDFNWKEQTFNEFSAQIGWGGTLFGNIFKSKYELRNLSNRLNYEIELN, encoded by the coding sequence ATGAATATTTATAAACTGCTTAGGATTAACAGGCTTATTAAAAACCATCGTATTAAGTTTTTTGGCTTATACGTTTTTCACAAGCTTAATCTTCGATATTTAGCAGTTAATTTAGATCCAGTAATGGCCTGTAACCTACGCTGTAAAATGTGTTATTTTACCGATGCTGAATTTGTAAAAACCTTAAAGGGCCAACTAAAAGATGAAGAGTTAGAGCGTATTGCCAAAGTGATTTTCAAGCGCGCATTAAAGCTTCAAATAGGTTGTGGAACCGAACCAACGCTATATAAAAATTTGGTGAGAGTTGTCGAGCTAGGTAAAGCTTACAAAGTGCCTTACATATCGTTAACAACAAATGCGAATTTACTTGATGAAGAAAAGATAAGAGCGCTTCTAAATGCTGGATTGAATGAATTTACAATCTCATTACATGGTATTGAAAAAGAATCCTATGAAGCCTTTATGGACAAGGCTAATTACGAGAAATTTCATGATGTTTTCCGTGTGCTTGCGAAGTTAAAAAATAGCTATAATTTTAAAGTGCGTATTAACTATACCTTCAATAAAGACAACTTCTACGAATTACAATCTATGTTCGATCATTTTAGTGGGGATAGTTTTGATATTCTACAAGTGAGACCCATTCGAAAGCTAGGAAATACCGAGTATAGCGATTTCAATCTAGATGCCATACGATCAGATTACCCAGATATAATAAAAACGATAAGACGTAACTGTAAAACAAATAATATTACGCTTCTAGCACCAACAGAACTCCCAGATAAAATCGAAATAAACACGTCGAGCTTCATTTACGATTATACATTTTGCTATATTTCGCCAGATTCTTTTTGGAAACCCGATTTTAATTGGAAAGAGCAAACCTTTAACGAGTTTAGCGCTCAAATAGGATGGGGTGGTACATTATTTGGGAACATATTTAAGTCTAAATACGAACTTAGAAACTTAAGCAATAGACTTAACTACGAGATAGAGCTCAATTGA